One Fontisphaera persica DNA window includes the following coding sequences:
- a CDS encoding glycosyltransferase family 2 protein produces MTKELAILIFWGTALLLAFTFVGYPVLMAFLSSLKRKAPTPSPPPVYPTVDCVIVAHNEASRIAARLENLMASEYPSDRLRFIVVCDGCTDATAQIAREAGRERVQVLELSPQQGKAAGLNAGLAAASGELVVFADARQQFAPNAIAWLVRHLMQPGVGAVSGNYSLLPPANSVGGGVDVYWRLEKFLRQAESRWDSVIGCTGAIYAIRRELFEPLPPDTILDDVVIPMRMVVRGWRVDFAPEALAWETMPVIAEREFQRKRRTLAGNFQMLFRYPQWLLPWHNRLWWALLCHKYLRLLAPPGLLLLFLTNLWLARFSPFYAGLLAAQLAFYLLAILGLIYPQWRCRCFTLPAGFVFLNAATVAALGYYLRHGGRGGWKSLPPAQSHVQSAG; encoded by the coding sequence ATGACCAAAGAGCTGGCCATCCTGATTTTCTGGGGAACGGCCTTGCTGCTGGCATTTACGTTTGTGGGTTATCCGGTATTGATGGCGTTCTTGTCCTCGCTCAAACGAAAAGCCCCCACTCCCTCCCCTCCGCCCGTTTACCCCACGGTGGACTGCGTTATTGTGGCTCATAATGAAGCCTCACGCATCGCGGCACGGTTGGAAAACCTCATGGCCTCCGAATATCCATCCGACCGTTTGCGCTTCATCGTGGTATGCGATGGCTGCACTGATGCCACTGCTCAGATTGCCCGCGAGGCAGGCAGGGAACGCGTCCAGGTATTGGAACTTTCGCCTCAACAAGGTAAGGCGGCCGGCCTGAACGCCGGCCTGGCAGCGGCTTCTGGCGAACTCGTGGTGTTTGCGGATGCTCGCCAACAATTTGCCCCGAATGCCATCGCCTGGCTGGTGCGGCATCTAATGCAACCCGGGGTGGGAGCTGTCTCCGGAAATTATTCCCTGCTTCCCCCCGCCAATAGTGTAGGCGGTGGCGTGGACGTTTATTGGCGTTTGGAGAAATTTCTGCGCCAGGCGGAAAGCCGGTGGGATTCAGTCATCGGTTGCACCGGCGCCATTTACGCCATCCGCCGGGAATTGTTTGAGCCGCTGCCCCCGGACACCATTCTGGATGATGTGGTCATCCCGATGCGCATGGTGGTACGCGGCTGGCGGGTGGACTTCGCGCCAGAAGCCCTGGCCTGGGAAACCATGCCCGTGATTGCTGAACGAGAGTTTCAGCGAAAGCGGCGCACCTTGGCCGGCAATTTTCAAATGCTATTTCGTTATCCCCAGTGGCTGTTACCGTGGCACAACCGCTTGTGGTGGGCCTTGCTCTGCCACAAATATCTCCGCCTCCTGGCACCGCCTGGTTTGCTGTTGCTGTTTTTAACCAACTTATGGCTGGCCCGTTTCTCGCCGTTTTATGCCGGTTTGCTGGCGGCCCAGCTTGCGTTTTATTTGCTCGCCATTCTAGGCCTGATTTACCCTCAATGGCGCTGCCGTTGCTTCACTTTGCCGGCAGGTTTTGTGTTTCTAAACGCCGCCACAGTGGCCGCTCTAGGGTATTACCTGCGCCATGGCGGACGTGGCGGATGGAAATCCCTGCCCCCCGCTCAATCGCATGTTCAAAGCGCTGGATAA
- a CDS encoding O-antigen ligase family protein: MDFAAVVLYLIIYYVRPQEWSGFLSSLRPVTAVMIFAVVSLFLRERGVQWRNLLRSPQDWLMLLYFLYLTFFVYSDSENYKLARNLFIIYFVIVLTLTHLERLRRFLYWWAACIGFVVVLALASQIGIDPLEAKYYTMYACKGRLALPLSIFNNPNALGHSVVPLLGMVYFFFIWRRPIFVKEVGFMALALPLVCLYLTLSKGAFLAAFVAIVAGLTVGRPKVVQILILLLALTAGWAALQKLPRMEELRVPRQEEGIRGRLMAWQFGLEKLHTERYGVGLFEFGKAFQRRHGYFKAPHSSYVEAGAEQGWVGLMFFVGVLYACFRSLLTLKITDPEEERLRRVLLVILVSYAASSWMIGWAYKNVFFVVVACVSAFHRHLRERITREQELAEMQEASEGLPAPMLPAVPVVARSAPAPALAGAQGASGAGPALRVATGLEALAIAPAPPPAAPPPAPKTLPRFWYRLGILDFVLIWLSTYAVVKIWTMALQRM, encoded by the coding sequence ATGGATTTTGCGGCGGTTGTTTTATATCTGATCATTTATTACGTCCGCCCGCAGGAGTGGTCCGGTTTTTTATCCTCCTTGCGGCCGGTGACGGCCGTCATGATCTTTGCCGTTGTCTCCTTGTTTCTGCGCGAACGCGGCGTGCAATGGCGGAACCTCCTGCGCAGTCCGCAGGATTGGTTGATGCTGCTGTATTTTCTATACCTGACCTTTTTTGTTTATTCCGACAGCGAGAATTACAAGCTCGCCCGCAACCTGTTCATTATTTACTTCGTGATTGTCCTCACATTGACGCATCTGGAGCGGCTGCGACGCTTCTTGTACTGGTGGGCGGCGTGCATTGGCTTCGTGGTGGTTTTGGCGCTGGCCAGCCAAATCGGCATAGACCCGCTGGAGGCCAAATATTACACCATGTACGCCTGCAAAGGCCGGCTGGCGCTGCCGCTGTCCATCTTCAACAATCCCAACGCCCTGGGTCATAGCGTGGTGCCCCTCCTGGGGATGGTGTATTTCTTTTTCATCTGGCGGCGTCCCATTTTCGTCAAAGAGGTCGGTTTTATGGCCCTTGCTCTGCCGCTGGTTTGTTTGTACCTGACCTTGAGCAAAGGCGCTTTTCTCGCAGCCTTTGTGGCCATCGTGGCCGGCCTGACCGTCGGCCGCCCCAAAGTCGTCCAAATCCTTATTCTGCTCTTGGCACTGACGGCTGGCTGGGCCGCCCTGCAAAAACTGCCGCGCATGGAAGAGTTGCGTGTACCCCGCCAGGAAGAGGGCATCCGGGGCCGCCTCATGGCGTGGCAATTTGGATTGGAAAAGCTGCACACCGAACGATACGGCGTAGGTTTGTTTGAATTCGGCAAAGCCTTTCAACGTCGCCACGGGTATTTCAAAGCGCCGCATAGCTCTTATGTCGAAGCGGGGGCGGAACAGGGATGGGTGGGGTTGATGTTCTTTGTGGGCGTTCTGTATGCCTGTTTTCGGTCGCTGCTCACCCTGAAAATCACTGACCCGGAGGAAGAGCGATTGCGCCGAGTTTTGCTGGTAATCCTGGTAAGCTATGCCGCCTCGTCCTGGATGATTGGCTGGGCTTACAAAAATGTTTTCTTTGTGGTGGTGGCCTGCGTTTCGGCTTTCCACCGGCATTTGCGCGAGCGCATCACCCGGGAGCAGGAGCTGGCCGAAATGCAGGAAGCCAGCGAGGGCCTGCCTGCGCCCATGTTGCCTGCTGTTCCGGTGGTGGCCCGCAGCGCTCCCGCTCCGGCACTGGCGGGCGCGCAAGGAGCGTCAGGCGCAGGGCCGGCCCTGCGGGTAGCCACCGGCTTGGAAGCCCTGGCCATTGCGCCTGCCCCGCCCCCCGCTGCACCGCCGCCGGCCCCCAAAACGCTGCCTCGATTCTGGTATCGTCTCGGTATTTTGGATTTCGTCCTGATTTGGTTGAGCACTTACGCAGTAGTCAAAATATGGACCATGGCTCTTCAGCGGATGTAA
- a CDS encoding UTP--glucose-1-phosphate uridylyltransferase, with translation MDVTQSIADKMRAAGQSEAAIAAFLQAVRRVQAGDDGYWREDEIMPVGELPRYEDLPPSATPVEAWERLAIIKLNGGLGSTMGMQGPKSLLPVKGDDCFLDFIARQVLHCRQGRSSPRFYLMNSFNTRAESLAYLRRYPALQQGQDRLDFLQHQVPKLLESSLAPVQWPEDPRLEWCPPGHGDLYAALQGSSLLQHLLQQGVELLFVSNADNLGAVADARILSWLWRSDYSFVMEVTARTPVDAKGGHLARRRDNGRLLLREASQCAAEDRAWFEDTERHRFFNTNNLWIRLPALARLLEQHHGALPLPLIKNRKNVDPQRPDSPQVLQLESAMGAAIELFDSAAALVVPRTRFAPVKTTDDLLAVRSDAYAVTTDFRLVLEEARNGLPPQIKLDAWYYRWVEDFNRAFVEGVPSLRECQSLEVMGPCLFSSGVLCKGRVKFENASSTPKRVPPAVYCDTTVRL, from the coding sequence ATGGATGTCACTCAAAGCATCGCCGATAAAATGCGCGCCGCCGGGCAATCCGAGGCCGCAATCGCCGCCTTTTTGCAGGCGGTGAGACGGGTACAGGCAGGGGATGATGGGTATTGGCGGGAGGACGAAATCATGCCGGTTGGCGAGCTGCCGCGGTATGAAGACCTGCCGCCTTCAGCCACGCCGGTGGAGGCTTGGGAGCGATTGGCCATCATCAAGCTCAACGGCGGCCTGGGCAGCACCATGGGGATGCAGGGACCCAAATCTTTACTGCCGGTCAAAGGCGATGATTGTTTCCTGGATTTCATTGCCCGGCAGGTTTTGCATTGCCGGCAGGGCCGGAGCAGTCCGCGCTTTTATTTGATGAACAGTTTTAATACGCGGGCGGAAAGCCTGGCGTATTTGCGGCGTTATCCGGCCTTGCAACAAGGGCAAGACCGCCTGGATTTCCTTCAACATCAAGTGCCGAAATTGTTGGAGTCGTCGCTGGCTCCTGTGCAATGGCCGGAAGACCCGCGGCTGGAATGGTGTCCTCCCGGGCATGGCGATCTTTACGCGGCATTGCAAGGCTCCTCGTTGTTGCAACATCTGTTGCAGCAAGGGGTGGAACTCCTTTTTGTTTCCAACGCTGACAACCTGGGAGCGGTGGCGGACGCGCGGATATTATCCTGGCTGTGGCGCAGTGATTACTCATTTGTCATGGAGGTGACCGCACGCACTCCGGTGGATGCCAAAGGTGGGCATCTGGCCCGGCGGCGCGACAACGGCCGTTTGCTGTTGCGGGAGGCCTCGCAATGCGCGGCCGAAGACCGCGCTTGGTTTGAAGATACGGAGCGGCATCGCTTTTTCAACACCAACAACCTGTGGATTCGCCTGCCCGCACTGGCCCGGTTGTTGGAGCAACACCACGGGGCTCTGCCGTTGCCGCTCATCAAGAATCGGAAAAATGTGGACCCGCAAAGGCCTGATTCACCCCAAGTGCTGCAATTGGAATCGGCCATGGGCGCGGCGATTGAGCTATTTGATTCGGCGGCGGCGCTGGTGGTGCCGCGGACGCGTTTTGCTCCCGTAAAAACCACCGACGATTTGTTGGCGGTGCGCTCGGATGCCTACGCGGTGACCACCGATTTTCGGCTGGTTTTGGAGGAAGCACGCAACGGTCTGCCGCCGCAAATCAAGCTGGATGCCTGGTATTACCGTTGGGTGGAGGATTTTAACCGAGCTTTTGTCGAGGGAGTGCCTTCCTTGCGTGAATGCCAGAGCTTGGAAGTGATGGGGCCATGCCTTTTTTCCTCTGGCGTCCTTTGTAAAGGGAGGGTCAAGTTCGAGAATGCCTCCTCGACGCCCAAACGAGTGCCTCCCGCCGTGTACTGTGACACCACAGTGCGACTTTAG
- a CDS encoding phosphodiester glycosidase family protein has product MLRRMMGWLPGSIPAVLLLALGLTLGGWAKAGDEWHGPGMAFYTDFDPKIPMAVYIVKVDRKHPDLRLYTTLGGGRFIGMATLSQQAGFIPPSIGQPLAGINGDYFGVREPYIGDPLNLQILLGGELISAPGEDRAFFYIDAQGNPRITNAISDFKVIWPDGKSTPIGLNQTPMTGQAVLYTAAAGPDTRIEGVDLILERNGQDPWLPLRIGQTLNARVKAINKNGYSKLNTNIMVLSLSPRQLRALPELREGMVLKIVTDTIPGLKGAQLAIGGGPSLVRNGKVRDFDGIQVRHPRAAFGFNDRYYFFVQVDGRQARHSLGMTYRELAEYFVKLGCTEALNLDGGGSASMWVNGRIVNNPSQGRERPSANALFLIRAPKS; this is encoded by the coding sequence ATGTTACGCAGGATGATGGGCTGGCTGCCGGGGAGCATTCCGGCAGTGCTTTTACTGGCGTTGGGATTGACGCTGGGCGGATGGGCCAAAGCCGGGGACGAATGGCATGGTCCGGGGATGGCCTTTTACACAGACTTTGACCCCAAAATCCCCATGGCGGTCTATATCGTAAAGGTGGACCGGAAGCATCCGGACTTGCGCCTTTACACGACCTTGGGCGGCGGACGTTTCATCGGCATGGCCACTTTATCCCAGCAAGCCGGCTTCATTCCCCCTTCCATCGGACAACCGCTGGCCGGCATCAACGGCGACTATTTCGGCGTCCGCGAGCCTTACATCGGCGACCCCCTCAATTTGCAGATTCTCCTGGGCGGCGAATTAATCAGCGCCCCCGGCGAAGACCGCGCCTTCTTTTACATTGATGCCCAGGGTAATCCGCGCATCACCAATGCCATCAGCGATTTCAAAGTCATCTGGCCGGACGGCAAAAGCACTCCCATCGGACTGAATCAGACCCCTATGACCGGTCAGGCGGTGCTTTACACGGCCGCTGCTGGGCCCGATACCCGGATTGAAGGAGTGGATTTAATCCTGGAACGCAACGGGCAAGACCCCTGGCTGCCGTTGCGCATCGGCCAAACCCTCAACGCCCGCGTCAAGGCCATTAACAAGAACGGTTATTCCAAACTCAATACCAACATCATGGTTCTGTCCCTCAGTCCGCGGCAACTACGTGCATTGCCTGAACTGAGGGAAGGCATGGTGTTGAAAATCGTTACGGACACCATCCCCGGTCTTAAAGGCGCTCAGTTGGCCATTGGCGGTGGCCCCTCCCTCGTGCGCAACGGCAAAGTTAGGGACTTTGATGGTATTCAGGTGCGCCATCCCCGCGCAGCCTTCGGTTTTAACGACCGCTATTATTTCTTCGTGCAGGTGGACGGCCGCCAGGCACGGCATTCGCTGGGCATGACGTACCGGGAGTTGGCCGAGTATTTCGTGAAACTGGGCTGTACGGAGGCCCTCAATCTGGACGGCGGCGGCTCGGCCTCCATGTGGGTTAATGGCCGCATTGTCAACAACCCCTCCCAAGGCCGCGAACGTCCCTCCGCCAACGCGCTCTTTTTAATACGCGCGCCCAAATCCTGA
- a CDS encoding carboxypeptidase regulatory-like domain-containing protein translates to MKLLTSWITRKQAVALAMVLATLNFSSLHAADIVGKVTLKGTPPPEKPLPISKSDPTCGKVARPDASTRFYVVGKDGALADVVVYISKGLPPGKTYPVPETPVVIDQKGCEFVPYIAAAMAKQKVHIKNSDPFLHNVNHAPTPDVQKRPQNVAQLANGPIIERAFEKTDELLVRFKCDVHPWMFAYVAIFDHPFFAVTGEDGTFKISNVPPGTYTVEVFHRKAGKLAKEVTVTDQNQTVNFELTAK, encoded by the coding sequence ATGAAATTGCTAACGTCATGGATAACACGCAAACAAGCCGTGGCTCTGGCCATGGTGCTGGCCACCTTGAATTTCTCCTCTTTGCACGCCGCTGACATCGTGGGAAAAGTGACTCTCAAGGGAACTCCACCCCCCGAAAAACCCTTGCCCATCAGTAAAAGTGACCCTACCTGCGGCAAGGTGGCCCGCCCCGACGCCTCCACCCGCTTTTATGTCGTGGGCAAAGATGGCGCGCTGGCGGATGTGGTGGTGTACATCAGCAAAGGCCTGCCCCCCGGTAAAACCTATCCCGTGCCTGAGACACCGGTGGTCATTGACCAAAAAGGTTGTGAGTTCGTCCCTTACATCGCGGCCGCCATGGCCAAACAGAAAGTCCACATTAAGAATAGCGACCCCTTCCTGCACAACGTCAACCACGCCCCTACCCCGGATGTCCAAAAGCGCCCCCAAAATGTAGCCCAACTGGCCAATGGCCCCATCATCGAGCGCGCCTTTGAAAAAACCGATGAGCTACTGGTGCGCTTCAAGTGCGATGTCCATCCCTGGATGTTCGCGTATGTGGCCATTTTCGACCATCCATTTTTCGCGGTTACTGGCGAGGACGGGACCTTCAAAATTAGCAATGTCCCACCAGGCACCTACACCGTGGAGGTCTTCCATCGCAAAGCAGGCAAACTGGCCAAGGAAGTGACCGTCACCGACCAAAACCAGACCGTTAACTTCGAGTTGACCGCCAAATAA